DNA sequence from the Nicotiana tomentosiformis chromosome 3, ASM39032v3, whole genome shotgun sequence genome:
GTACTGGAAACCAGAATAGCCATGCGAGAAAGGAAAATTATCATTGTATTTGGAAAAGGGTCCAGAAGAATGATGCTGATGTAAGCAACTGTGACTTGGAAAAATTGAACTTAGGTTTCTCACTGTTTGATGATAGGTTGAAAAAGAGTACATTGAAGAAAGAGCTTCCTAATGATTCTATTATATTATCACAATCCGCACATGAAAATCAGGAAAAGCTCAAATTTCCAAAAAATCCCAGGAGAAATAAGTGTTTAGATCCACTGGAGGAGAATGAAAGTCAATGTCAGAAAGGATCTCCAGTTAATGGAGCCTCTTCAAATGTTTGTTTGAAGACTAACACGCAATCAGATGATGTATTTGGTTCAGCTACTCAAATAGCTTCAGCAAAAAGATCAATTAATGTTGCAGATTCTCGAACTGGAACAAGTTCTTTCAGGGCTAGATACAAGAAAAGGAATGTTCAATATGTTTCCCTTAAACCAATCCCGAATCCCAAAGCTTGTTCCCGTAATGTGGAAGCAACAGGAGATGTCCCGATTGTTGTATCCAACGTGGATGATCAAATGGTTGAACATCAATTTGACTTGTTATCTAGATCAGAGAAGTTCGATGACCTAACAGCGCGGCGGCAGGAGCTTCCTGCTGTGGATGGAGAGGGTGACAAAGCGGACAAAGAAGTTTCTCCTCCTGGTCAAAATGTTACACATGAGCAACTGGCTTCTAAATGTCAAGCTCCTGTTTCTTCCTCAGTGAATGTCAGAGTGATAAATGTAGGTCAAAATTCAGAAAATATAAAAGCTTTACCTGGTGATACTCAGTTTGGGAAGTTGAGAAATCATAACACATGCACTCTAGAGCAGGGCTACGACAATGCTGCTACGGCGAAGTTCTTCGTTCCTGAAGCTAAAATCCAAACCTTTCATAGTCTTGAAAATGATTGGAGAAACATTTCTCAGGCAGTGAATGATGCCCATAGGGCACAGCTAGCCTCTAAAGCCATTGAGATCGGTAATGGCTATCCTGCTGCCGAGTTTGAGAAACTTCTTAATTCTGCCTCTCCATTTATATGCCCATCTGTTAGTATTCGGACTTGTCGGGCTTGCCTCTGCAGTCAAGCTACTAATGATCCTCTATGCAGACATGAGATATCGAATATCTCTTTGGAGAACTTGTGGCAGTGGTATGAGAAACATGGGAGCCATGGTTTAGAAGTAAAAACATGAGGCGCAATGCATATCTACATCCAGTTCCAGAGCAACATTGTTTTCGGTTGGCCATTTTATAGGATACCCGATGGCAATTTGCGTGCTGCTTTCTTGACTTATCATTCGCTTGGCCATTTTATTCATGGAAACCAGACACTAAAACCCCGAAGTGTGGATTTCAATAGAATTTCGTACACTTTTGTTTTCGCGGATCAATAATAAATGGAGTCAATTTCCTTTTGACTAGGGATTTAATAAGGTTACTTGGAACActgaaattcaattctaagtggtgactctgtaaataaaataatctctatcCAAAATTGTCTTGGAAAATCCTTTTAACccactattatatatatatatatatatatatatatatatatatatatatatatatataaagctagGTTGGTGAATTAAATCTAAATTATAAACATTAAATGAGAAATGTGTCACTCATCTTAATAAGAGCGTAATAAAAACGAGAGGAAACGAGGAGCCAAATCCTTTTCCCAACAAATAATGAAATTCTCAATCACCCAATAGTTAATTTCCCAACAATTAACAACTCTGTCCTAGTTAATTCCCCCGCATTCAACTAAGAGCATTAAGTTCACTCAACTATGGCTACAAGAACGGATGATGTTTATCTCTAGAATTATATTGCAGATTAATTCCTTATATTGTTCAAACTCTTGTTGATTAATCTAAAGTCATTCCTAATTTCTCCTTTGAAGCTCAAATCAAGTAAACGGGGGATTCTTTTATGCCACTGAGCAATCTCGAACTTTCCGCTTAAGTCAAGGTGCATCTGCCTTGTCTGTAATTAACTAATTACTAAATCTAACTTTTACAATAAATGGTTTTCTATCTTTGGAAAATCTTACTGTTCTGGAAGGATTTTATATGTTCTGAACGAGTGGTTTATTATATCGTACACGAGTCATCCCCAactataatataaaataaaaggtAAATCAAACTTGAAACCTCCAAAAACTCGCAAGAATAAATAAACTTTAAGAGAATATGAGTTTGCAACATGATTTAACATGTAGAGTATATACTACTACTAAGCAATGCGAATTAACGAAGCTTATTAGTGATTGCCTTTGGAGACATCAAGCTCTGGGTATAAACGTATACATCGAGAATGGAATCTTCATTGATGTCATCACGGACCAGATCGGGCCATTCAATAAATGGTCCTTTCGATGTCCTAAATACAGTCCTTTCAGAATATTCACAACATAGTAGCACTTCACCATCAGCAAATATGTATTTTGGTATAGTTAAAGGAACCCCAATAGCAGGTATAGTAAGCATTTTAGACCAAGATTCTTTGACACCATAAAGTTTCATCACCCATAAATTAAATGTGCTCCCGTCATGATAAGTAGAATAAACGCATAACATTCCTTTCAACACTGATACAACTGACTCTCTCACTGTCATCGTCAAGCACATTGGCTCTGGCAACGGTTCATCTCTGTACGTTTCATTTGAAATATTAAACGAGATCACAATAAACTCTGGGAGCTGAATACGTCCTAGCCAATGAAATGCTCCATGTACAAATGCCAAATCCATATGCATAAACAAGCATGATACGTTATTTCTACAGCTTTTATTAGCAAGTTTTCTCCAAGAACCACTTTTAACTGAGAGAATTTCATTGAGGGTGTCATCCTCGTTATTAACCTTAAGGACCTTATAGTCATTACTACTTGAGTCAAAACCCAATCCAAAAGTGTATCTATTTCTGTCCACGGTGGAGTAATCTGAATGAGGAAGTACTATTGTTTCTCTTGTGGAGGGATTCCATAGCAATAATATCGAAGGATCTCTCTTAGGTGTATTCTGAAGCCCGACTAAAAACAAGCCATCACAACAACAATATATTCTGCCATACTTTGGTTCATAGTTTAACGGGCAATCAAGTTTTCGTACGACTTGAATATTCAAAgataaagaagaaaaagagatgcTGGTATTAGCTTCACCATCCTTATAAGATATTTGGCTAATAAGCAATTTTTGAAGGTTTTGGTTCCTGCTGGCAATATTGAGATGCTTCGTCCTAAAGTAACATGATGAGATTAATGTATTCCAAGATCCAGAAACACACTTAAATCGCATAAGAGACTCAACAGGTAACCTGCTGAGGATATCGACAATTATTTCCTCTTGGACGTGAGTTCCCATTCCTACATACGACAAGGCAAGTACTTTTAATTATTAATCCACAGGTTGAACACCTTTATGTTGAGCAGAAATTGAAGAAGAAACCTACAACAATTAGAGAATACTATTAGTtagaatatattttcaaatacaTCTTACTTGAGTAATATGTTAGAGGAGGCCGACAACTACGCTGTTGCAAAATAACCGAATACACAACCATGTTTGTTCAATTGTGTATGTCTTTATGATTTTTCtttttgctaaaaatatagtttgTCATATATTTATGTAAAAATCAAAATTGATAGAAACGCCTAAACAATATATGTTAGGTTAACGGCCCGACAGGTAGCATAACCCTAGCAAGAGCACGTAAGCAGTAAAACAAAAACTATACACAATTGTGAAAAATACAATATGCAGATGAATATTCGCAGAAAAAAAAAACCCAGAAATATTCAACCATTAGATATGCTTCTTTTTTAAAATATGGATGATTTTGCTAAGCCAAGTTTATTAAGGAAAGCTTCAAGCCTTCAACCTACATATCAACACATAGTTTCACCTTGACTATAATACAATAAATACAAAgtataataaataagaaaaacaacaaaGCAACACTACATGAAGAATAAGTTAATGTAAAAAACATCGAGAGAAAAGAACTTACACCTTATCCCAAAGAAGCAAAAGAGTAAAGAAGTTGATGCGTTGCTTAATTGAAAGAACAAGTTAGCCGTAGGCTTTATAGATAAGGGGTGAGGATTATATGTTACCAATACAGAGTCAAAATGGGTTTGACATGGTAGGACAGCCCAACCCAAGCTGCTAGTTAGATGAGGTTGGATTATGATTTTCAGCCCATTCGTGAAAGTACCCTTATTTTAAGGGCAAAAACGTAAATATGCAAGAATTAAGAAATTTTTAATGAATCTTAGCAGCATTCGTTAATTAACAAAATATGTCAACGAAAGATTTACTTTCCTTAACAAAAACTTATAAAACTGGAATAACCATCTATGATCTATCCACCAATTTCTCACCCCTCAAAATTAAGAATCATGCATGCTAATTTTAAGGATCTGTTTAACTCTTTTCCCTTAAGAAAAAGAAACAATGTGGCCTAAAGTTTTTTCTAATTGGAATTTAAATTAGGATAATATACATTCTATTTAAACATGTACATTTGTAACTACCCAAGCATCTCTTCTCTTTTTCTTGCTAAAAGATATTGTCTTtctatattattttttcttttgtatcATTTAAAGAATATGAAACTAATAAATCTAGAATATATAGTGTATAATAATATATAGATGAAAACCAAataattataaaaggatattAAATATTACTATTATATATTGACTATCACAGTTAAAATAATAgtactaaaataaaatattgaataTATCATCTATTTCTTGAAAAGTTACAGTGAAATGTTGATATTATCTCCTAATAACAATAATATACACTAATTATTTAATGTACATTATTATGAAATATGCATTATATTTTATGCATAGACATcgaaaagttgaaaaatatttcatgtcaaatatacataaaatatattcAGATTTTACCAAGagtacataaattatacattaaaTATGCCTAATACATATATCAAATATGTGCATTTACTTATAGGTCATATATAcagaaatataaattaaaaaatatatatattataaaagcatgaatacaatgttgatggacaaaaataaccttaaatataattataatacCGGATATAATTGGTAATATTACTAATTTCCTTTTTGTGTTCCGATTTTGTTTGGTTTAACAAAAATAACATGTTCTAGAAATTCTATTCTATTTGGTTTAGATTGACAGATATAAAACATTTGTGTAGGAAGATTTTTTCCATCTTAACATTCCAAATTAAATTCTAGAAATTATATTCTATTCTTTTATGACTTGCATAAAATTTACTTTTAGGTATTATAGCCATTTACATGTATATCATGCACGACTGAAGTTATTCACCTACAAAAGGTAAAAGTAAAATAATGACATGTTAATGTTTGTAGTTGTAGCTGTTGTATCGTAACGGGGATAACATTTTTGGAGTTCAAGTAAATAATGGCCATAGTTTTTAGTTTTGAATATCAAAATCTTATACATTAACGTAGTATTTTActctaaattttatatattaagaGATCAATGGTTTATTTTACATTCAAGACCAATGTTAGTGTAATATAATACTGATTTTCATCATTCAAAAGATTTGTCTCATGTACTTTTCCATGTCAAATTCGCAACTGTCTTACATCGTGTTTCTTTTTGTGTGTAATTCTTCTATAAAttttaactttttatattttgtatAGATGATTGATTAAAGTTTCTAATCCTATTTCATTTTGAATACAATGAGTAAATTCTTAAATATATCTATAATTTTAACTGCTTTATGAAATCTTACTATACTGCTTTCACGTCAACGTGAATGACTATAATgatatttttgataattttttatttattagagTATGCTATAACAAATGCAAATTATTTACTTTGCCATCGAATAACTGAGAAGGGGGTTTAGTAGAGTGTTAGAGGACGCACACGCTTGTAGAGATTAGAATAGGTTATTAGGGCCACCGTATAGACTGGAACACATATATAAGGTATAAGACTAGGGATTTTTGAACGATGAGAAGCAAGATGGAGATATTCTAAAAGAGAATGAGAAAGAATCAAACACGACAAGAAAACATAAACATTCGTAAGTCGTTGGCTTTGGTGGCACAAATATGTTAAGTATCTTGAGTCGGACAATATCAACCATTCTATGTTCACTGAGTATTTCAGTACATACTGCAGAGTATTATATTCGGAACCCTCAGCCTATCGAAGACATGGACAAAAAAAATGTAATTAATCGAATTGTActgataagaaatttaatatttacacttcaaaagaatttctttaatatattttataaatttgtATCTATTTATACTCTTTTCTTGAATAGTAGAGAAGATGAAATGTACTATTTGATATTATTGTTGAAGTATGTCAGAGGACCATATTCATTTGAAGATGTATTCATGGTTAATGGAAGATGGTGTGAGACATATAAGGAAGTTGCAAAAGAATGAGGGATATTAGAATGAGATAACAATATTTCGGAATGCTTACACGAGGAAGTTCTCTTCAAGACGCCATCAGCTCTCCGAAGTTATTTGCAACTATATTGGTACATTGTAGTTCAAGTGTTCAACCGACGTTAGAAAACTGTGGGGTATATATTACGAAAATATGTCATCCGTAACGTTTCAAAAGCACATGTCCGTTTTCCAAAAGCACATGTTTCAAACGATTCATCCATATTATCAACGTTGTTTTCTTACACAACGTGCACACTAAAGTACATTATGATATCCGTTTAGCTAAATCATATTTTCCAGCACTCTTGCTCATGCTCTCTAGGAAACTATTTATACTCTTCAAATACTACCATTAGTCCTAAATCGAACAAAGATTGTAAATGCTAACTTGGTAAAAAAATACTTATTACCTAAAATAACAAAGATTCATCTAACAAGAAACATGAGAACAAGAACAGATTCAGCATTCAGCATTCAGTCATTTTTTGCTTCGTGCCGTAAATGGAGAAAAGCATATAGTAAAAAATAATATGACCCTTTAGTAATAATTTTGGTGAATATCGCTTAATAAGAAAAATACTTTCATCattaaataaaagtaaaagttgtGAAAAGTGCATGGCGCAAGAGATATTTCAATGTCGACAAATCAACTAGGAGTATCATGTTTTCTTTTCCTTATATTTGCTAATGGAAATTTCCATGTGAAATAAGTTTGACACTTAATTCTTCTTATAGGGATCTTATCCGAGATATTTTTATACGTTGTTACTATTAAAGTGAGAGGTTtgtatttaattaaatatttattctaattattgaatgtaatttttaaatattacacAAAAAATCGATAAAAATTATTCGAGTAGGAAAGGAGTTCATGAATTATttaattttctatattattataaaagcacgaagcaACGATgcgaaaaaaataaatattttaaatggtaagaaaaaataattaaatctttgaATTAAGTAATTAgcaaaaacataaattcaattcttttatAAAATTATCGtgtaagtaaaattatttttcaagttgaaAAATCTTTTAAGGCACATAAATTAATTTTCACAATAAAAGTATAGGTTTAgtgaaagaaataagaaaatagagcAAAATCGGTTATAGTAAAAGTCAAATACTAAATATGCAAACTTGAAACAATAAGAATGTAACAACATAAGACAAAATGTATTAAAAATGTCATTATTATTTTCTATCTTTTTTTAATCATTCCAACAAATGACAAATCCCTAtatttaggttattttttataaaGTATTAACTCTAACATTAAagtatttttgtaagattttgtattattatttatttatcgaGCAAACTAGCTAAATGAGAGCAATGGTTTTCATGTTTAAGaacttatatttttttctttaatatttGTTCAATATAACTCacattattaaataatttttgtgtaatttttaaaaattatatattaattgatataGTGTTCACCTAAGACTAGTTACATAAGAGCCGGGGTTTCGACCTGGCAGCTTCCAGgaattcaattcaattcaattataAGGGCAGTATTGACATTTCGTATTATAGACTTACGTGTCATCCAAAGCAATCGCCGCCTCATTTATTTGACATTCATTGTCTAGAATTTTATCGCCTGTTTCCTTCTCCTTTTGTGTCTATCAGTTCATCTCCGTTTTCAATATTCCACTTCTACACCTGCCTTCTACTTAGGGCTTCATGCTTCATATTCAGTTGATATCATCAGAGAAAACCACTCCTCTATCAATACCTCATTTTGGtgtttttaatatttttcttttgttaattTGTACAGTAATCGTTCCACGAAATTCCTCAATGAAAGTAACTAAACAAGTATTTCGCAAAAGAGTTGGGCTTCAAAGAATTATCAAAGCTAAGTTAAAGAGGTTGGTTACGGCCTCAGTTATTGTGACCATGTGCTTATGTCTCAATGGTGTATGATAGTGTTTACAAAGGGATTGTACTAGCCAGCTTGATGAATTGGCCACCAAGACTTATGCTGCCATGATTACTGCGCACCCTGACTATGCATGTGTAAGTCTCAATTTGTTGTGCCATTTTTGTTGATGTGACTTTCAGGAATTATTTTTATTGTGCTATTTTTTTAGATGCTTCATTTTAGGTTCTGGGTTAATTTTCAAGGATTGAAAAATTGAGTATTTGATCAATTTGCTACGTGATATAAATgaatttttcttttctatttcttgAAGCTATATTACATCAGTTTCAGTTAGTACCTTTTTGGCTTTAggtttaaagctttcttgaaatgTGTGGGTTTGTATGCACAATGTTTGAATATCGATCTAGATTAAAATTTACGCCAATTAAGTTATAAGCCTCTAAGAAGAGAATAAAGATATAAGACAAACAGGGTAAAAGTAATGGAGTGGTGAGGCAAAATATTCATTTACCTTCAAGAATCGAGATAGGTTGAGCTTATTTTGGAAATCCTAGGTTTTGAATTTTGTGGAGAAACTCTCTCAAACTTGGGGTAAGTTTCTTACTCTATCTATATGTGAATTAGTATATCTTTTGTATGGTGACTTTTAGTCATTTAAAATCAGAAATTTAATCCCGTGAATTGGACAGCAGTTACTATTTTGGGAATAACTTTTTTTCTAAAAATCGGGTTGGGGTAATTCAAAAGGCTATAAAAAGATAAGAGATATATCTACAATTGTTATAAAGACCAAGATGTCCAGTTCTGTGGTTTACTGCCTCAAAAAATATACTGCAATACAGCGCAGAGCTGTTGCCCAGATTTTCTCCTTAAGAATTGTGAATTGTGGAGACCATTTAAACCCCAATTTTGTTTATATAGTGATGAGTCTTGCTCAATTACTCTGAGAGgacaataaaaataaagttgtttaAGAGGAAATATAGTGATCCGTGTGTGCTGAAAAATTATGATGAAGTTTTGAAATCACTAAGCACTTTAAATGTTGGTACTGCTACACGACTGCTAGGTAAATATGTGCCATTGTGTTCGAAGctgaatatatttttaaaaaaatatatgcaaGATTGCTCTCGAAAGTGACTGTATAAAGACAATTAATCAAataaaatcacattttcttttgTGGTAAAGATGAAACCATGTTCGTTAAGTTAAAAGGTGTGTATAAGAATCTTCTCCATTGTCCTTTTACTCTTTTGATGAAAGTGTCTTATTATTTTCTGTTATCTTAATCTGTCTCTAAAGTTACCTTATATTCATAACAGATACTTCAAATGGCCAGGCTCAGTACGTTTAAAATTTGACTAATCTGAAGGTAATATCATGTAagtttatttttcttcatttgggTTTCAAATTCACTTTCTTTTAGTTTTTTTGCAATAAACTTTCTATATTGGGTTGATGTGAAGATTTGTGTATGACTGGTAATTTTTAATTTTGAGGATAAGTAGAGTCACTTCTCGATGAGTATCAGTTCAAGATCTCATTATATATCACTAAACTGATGAATGCCTTTCTTGTGAAAAGTATTACTATAATAAGATGAGACACTAAAGGTAACTATATTTTTGTGCTATAACACTAAGCTAACAGATATATTCATGTGAAACAAGTTTGGAAGATGTACAGGTTTCAAAAACCAGATAGGAATTGATTACTCACACTAATTGACCAAAACAAAGAATAGTTGTATAAAACCTTCGCTAATAATTCtgctgatttaaaaaaaaaattgttaactctatgaatcatgttgaaTTAAATAAATCCTATTCCAtcctatttattattattgacccttagtaagtgtcaaagtcaactatctcgtctctaccgcttcgagattaggcttgatacttactgggtatacgttgtttacgtactcatactacacatgctgcactttttgtgcaggatctgagacatgtaCTTGTGGAGGACCTATTATTCACATCCTCGTTATcgagaggcgtagtggtgagctgcctttctgagccgtcctcCAGTTACCAATGCCTCTCTTTGTATTTTacatttctgtctatttcattttagataatatttggagttttgtataatctactagatgctcatacacttgtgacaccaggtcttggcacacacattggtagaatttggtattttattttattcttggattaaaagtttaatcaatatatgtttaatttattagttgacttgtctagttgtagtgttgggcgccatcacgacctataggtgaaattgggttgtgacatagGCAGCTCTTCATATTGCCAAAAACCCATTTTTTTACGAGCGCACCAAACATATTGAGATTGACTGTCATTATGTACGCACTTGCTTGCAGACTGGTCtgatttctttgcattttatCTCCATCTCCAACCAGTTGGTAGACATCATGACCAAAGTTCTTCCTGGTCAAGTTCATCATGGTTTACTTTGCAAGCTTGGTGTGTTCTCACCCTTAAGCTTGAGAGGGGTGTCCGCCCAGATACATCTCAGGCCTAATTGTCACAGGCCCAATCGGATAAGGGAAAGAAGAAGGCCGTTTTTATGACTCTTATAGTTTAGACATGTAACTATTTTTTCACaattatttttccctttttgataCCTGTAAATATAAATAGTTTTTACTAAATAAGAAAATCAGTTTTGGTCAATTAGACTTTGACCGACTCACTCGTCTCACTCTTCTTTTCTCAACCCTTCTAGGGTTTTCTTCCGTCGTTTCCGCTATAGGTAACAAGCTTCTAGCCTAACAACACCATCATACACCATTGAGACATATGCACATAGTCACAATAACTGAGGCCGTAACCAACCTCTTTAGCTTAGCTTTGATAATTTTTTGAAGCCCAACTCTTTTTGCAAAATACTTGTTTAGTTACTTCCATTGAGGAATTTCATGGAACGACTCTCGAGGCAAATAAAAGCAAAGACATATTGACGCTCCGAAACTACTGGACATGCGAGTTGCAACATACGTGGTAAATGAGAACATACATTtgcattggataattcctaatggttagaattaccataaactgtcaatatgatattttcttgaagaatgtgatgtaagagtttcctttggcctgatatcatcatagtaattgaaaagttatttattgtgctttgatactagacacctatggccctaggtCGATAGTTGAAAGAATATtggtacgattaaatacttgtagaattagtgattgatcaagatagaatctgtcaactcttggtaatgagtttaagctccatgttgtcataaattataaccgaccaaattaagaccttggccaaggcaattgaatgaaagaagcaaagagtttcttaggtcattcaatggtcgattacgTTTTACACGAACACATAGtcggtcgcctattaggatttgatagttgaaccatatcctagggtgacccagagctataaAGACAGAAGGAATTAATACATTATTCTTCTACTgattcttgagagtaaattgtatacttcatgctagacgccacccttgattagtatactgatgtgatcaatttactaccggtttagtattgaacctatgaggtcgcacactaacgagtgttctgatctttgctaaaggattaattactttattatttgataattaaattaaagaatttaattagtcaaataaatttagttattagtccaaataaaatattattatattctttgctagcacagaggatataattaatattgtgaacaagttaaaattttctattttaaataagaaaattaaaattaCATCTCTTCGTTGATATATATGCACTTggtaattataattaatatttatagaATTCAATTAAGAATttaattccataaatgagttacatgtttttattttaaagtataactaagttgtagaattcaatttagaattgaattccataaatgagttacatgttttttaaatatttatcatAAAGCATGTGATTTGTATTTTTCCAATGAAaattatgtgtatatatatatatatatatatatatatatatatatatatatatatatatgtgtgtgtgtgtgtgtgtgtgtgtgtgtgtgtgtgtgtgtgtgtgaatccTAATTAAGAATTAGGGTGATATAAATCTTATACATATTGTAAAAATCATGAGAAGAAAATTGCTTTGGGAAAGTAATAATGCAATACAAAGCCAAGATAGAAAATACTAgtacaaaaaaattatttcttgttcttctacctttgagttgagatatctgagaaaaatttcaacacaatattttcattcaatttgttcgcggaattttattgatcaaagagttgatagtaaggatcagtctcggtgtggatacgAATAGAGTCTTCACACTATCGAAGAAATTTAAAATAAGACTCAtttcaccaggtacgtcttagatccgatTTTTGACAtgcaaaataatttttaaacacGAAAAATTCTACCTAGAATTAttattgtcttccgctgcgtgttatgaacacct
Encoded proteins:
- the LOC108945464 gene encoding uncharacterized protein, translating into MTVSSIALGSRSDERCSSGGCKSPASTEVSYAGYILNSAGERKKRSKQHLGNPYVTEKKDKYFRRVPKYSNVYASSTGNQNSHARKENYHCIWKRVQKNDADVSNCDLEKLNLGFSLFDDRLKKSTLKKELPNDSIILSQSAHENQEKLKFPKNPRRNKCLDPLEENESQCQKGSPVNGASSNVCLKTNTQSDDVFGSATQIASAKRSINVADSRTGTSSFRARYKKRNVQYVSLKPIPNPKACSRNVEATGDVPIVVSNVDDQMVEHQFDLLSRSEKFDDLTARRQELPAVDGEGDKADKEVSPPGQNVTHEQLASKCQAPVSSSVNVRVINVGQNSENIKALPGDTQFGKLRNHNTCTLEQGYDNAATAKFFVPEAKIQTFHSLENDWRNISQAVNDAHRAQLASKAIEIGNGYPAAEFEKLLNSASPFICPSVSIRTCRACLCSQATNDPLCRHEISNISLENLWQWYEKHGSHGLEVKT
- the LOC104103404 gene encoding F-box/kelch-repeat protein At3g23880-like, which translates into the protein MTTWSLNSLPREIIVDILSRLPVESLMRFKCVSGSWNTLISSCYFRTKHLNIASRNQNLQKLLISQISYKDGEANTSISFSSLSLNIQVVRKLDCPLNYEPKYGRIYCCCDGLFLVGLQNTPKRDPSILLLWNPSTRETIVLPHSDYSTVDRNRYTFGLGFDSSSNDYKVLKVNNEDDTLNEILSVKSGSWRKLANKSCRNNVSCLFMHMDLAFVHGAFHWLGRIQLPEFIVISFNISNETYRDEPLPEPMCLTMTVRESVVSVLKGMLCVYSTYHDGSTFNLWVMKLYGVKESWSKMLTIPAIGVPLTIPKYIFADGEVLLCCEYSERTVFRTSKGPFIEWPDLVRDDINEDSILDVYVYTQSLMSPKAITNKLR